Proteins encoded in a region of the Streptomyces sp. PCS3-D2 genome:
- the rpsI gene encoding 30S ribosomal protein S9 gives MAETTAETPVDEFEGVEEYTTESEVVVEGDYTSESLAGRFGDPQPAAGLGRRKNAIARVRIVPGTGKWKINGRTLEDYFPNKVHQQEVNEPFKLLELDGRYDVIARISGGGVSGQAGALRLGVARALNEADVDNNRPALKKAGFLSRDDRAVERKKAGLKKARKAPQYSKR, from the coding sequence GTGGCCGAGACCACCGCCGAGACCCCCGTCGACGAGTTCGAGGGCGTCGAGGAGTACACCACCGAGTCTGAGGTCGTCGTCGAGGGCGACTACACCTCCGAGTCCCTTGCCGGTCGCTTCGGTGACCCCCAGCCGGCCGCCGGCCTGGGCCGTCGCAAGAACGCCATCGCCCGCGTCCGGATCGTTCCGGGCACCGGCAAGTGGAAGATCAACGGTCGCACCCTTGAGGACTACTTCCCCAACAAGGTGCACCAGCAGGAAGTCAACGAGCCCTTCAAGCTCCTTGAGCTCGACGGCCGCTACGACGTCATCGCCCGCATCTCGGGTGGCGGCGTCTCCGGCCAGGCCGGTGCCCTGCGCCTCGGCGTGGCCCGTGCGCTGAACGAGGCGGACGTGGACAACAACCGCCCGGCGCTGAAGAAGGCCGGCTTCCTTTCCCGCGACGACCGTGCGGTCGAGCGCAAGAAGGCCGGTCTCAAGAAGGCCCGTAAGGCTCCGCAGTACAGCAAGCGCTAA
- the coaA gene encoding type I pantothenate kinase: MITSPPRSNTPEEATEHPGRDGQPPRSAHRRGPEVSPYVDLTRAEWSALRERTPLPLTADEVERLRGLGDVIDLDEVRDVYLPLSRLLNLYVGATSNLRGTLNTFLGDAGNGHGAQSGTPFVIGVAGSVAVGKSTVARLLQALLARWPEHPRVELVTTDGFLYPMKELQRRGLTSRKGFPESYDRRALTRFVADIKAGKDEVRAPVYSHLIYDIVPGEELVVRRPDILIVEGLNVLQPALPGTDGRTRVALADYFDFSVYVDARPEDIERWYLNRFRKLRETAFQNPFSYFRKYTQVSEEEAMEYAQTTWRTINRPNLLENVAPTRGRATLVVRKGPDHKVQKLSLRKL; encoded by the coding sequence GTGATCACTTCGCCGCCACGAAGCAACACGCCCGAGGAAGCAACGGAGCACCCCGGCCGGGACGGGCAGCCCCCGCGTTCCGCGCACCGCCGCGGCCCCGAGGTCTCGCCGTACGTGGACCTCACCCGGGCCGAGTGGAGCGCCCTGCGCGAGCGGACGCCGCTGCCGCTGACCGCGGACGAGGTCGAGCGCCTGCGCGGCCTCGGCGACGTCATCGACCTCGACGAGGTCCGCGACGTGTACCTGCCGCTGTCGCGCCTGCTCAACCTCTACGTCGGTGCCACCAGCAACCTCCGCGGCACCCTGAACACCTTCCTCGGCGATGCCGGCAACGGCCACGGCGCACAGTCGGGCACCCCCTTCGTCATAGGGGTCGCCGGCTCGGTCGCCGTCGGCAAGTCCACCGTGGCGCGTCTGCTCCAGGCCCTGCTCGCCCGCTGGCCCGAGCACCCCCGCGTGGAACTGGTCACCACCGACGGCTTCCTGTACCCGATGAAGGAGCTCCAGCGGCGCGGACTCACCTCCCGCAAGGGGTTCCCCGAGTCCTACGACCGCCGCGCGCTCACCCGCTTCGTCGCCGACATCAAGGCCGGCAAGGACGAGGTCCGGGCCCCGGTCTACTCACACCTGATCTACGACATCGTGCCCGGCGAGGAGCTCGTCGTACGCCGTCCGGACATCCTCATCGTCGAGGGCCTCAACGTGCTCCAGCCGGCCCTTCCCGGCACCGACGGCCGGACCCGCGTCGCCCTCGCCGACTACTTCGACTTCAGCGTGTACGTGGACGCCCGCCCCGAGGACATCGAGCGCTGGTACCTCAACCGCTTCCGGAAGCTGCGCGAGACCGCCTTCCAGAACCCGTTCTCCTACTTCCGCAAGTACACACAGGTCTCCGAGGAGGAGGCCATGGAGTACGCGCAGACGACGTGGCGGACGATCAACCGGCCGAACCTGCTGGAGAACGTGGCCCCCACCCGCGGCCGGGCCACCCTCGTCGTCCGCAAGGGGCCGGACCACAAGGTCCAGAAGCTGAGCCTGCGCAAGCTCTGA
- a CDS encoding glycosyltransferase family 87 protein — MGLRPGIWLMRWEARPPGDRLVGLLLRPAPRSWQVLCLAVLLGSCVSTSLRENWGSDNAFVVKAAQTLLEGGSPYEDKRFLYLPSAVLMAVPEALVPRGVLRWVLPVGMSGLLGIGWLAALRLFSVPLRSRLAVAGPAVLALLYKPWANLVLIGNWTAVSAAALPLALLLAHRRSWGWAGLVVGLAIACKPMLVPVGLLFLLARQWRGLAAAVLVPLGMSLAGALLMPSPSLFFTRTLPFLLQGQDAYALPWDASPIAVLPRLGVPQPLAVLVAFAGAAAGLWAAWARWRRTEEDADQGELRLVETACMVMLAAFLVSRPSFDHYLLVVLPLLLASAVRPGSAPRSPWFWLALTPQLALVPWPAELAHKRRAFKDCATLCGLAFVLARRALRSGRVILKPVTTAGSPPRTEPECAATPAASASRTAF, encoded by the coding sequence GTGGGCCTGAGGCCTGGCATCTGGCTCATGAGGTGGGAGGCGCGGCCCCCCGGGGACCGGCTGGTCGGCCTGCTGCTGCGGCCGGCCCCGCGCTCCTGGCAGGTGCTCTGCCTGGCGGTGCTCCTCGGGAGCTGCGTCTCCACGAGCCTGCGGGAGAACTGGGGCTCGGACAACGCCTTCGTGGTCAAGGCCGCGCAGACGCTGCTGGAGGGCGGGTCGCCCTACGAGGACAAGCGCTTCCTCTACCTGCCGAGCGCCGTGCTCATGGCGGTGCCGGAGGCGCTGGTGCCGCGGGGGGTGCTGCGCTGGGTCCTGCCGGTCGGCATGTCGGGGCTGCTGGGCATCGGCTGGCTGGCCGCCCTGCGGCTGTTCTCCGTGCCGCTGCGCTCGCGCCTGGCCGTCGCAGGCCCGGCCGTGCTCGCCCTCCTGTACAAGCCGTGGGCGAACCTGGTGCTGATCGGCAACTGGACGGCCGTCTCGGCGGCCGCGCTGCCCCTGGCACTGCTGCTCGCACACCGCCGGTCGTGGGGGTGGGCCGGGCTGGTGGTCGGGCTGGCCATCGCCTGCAAGCCGATGCTGGTGCCGGTCGGGCTGCTGTTCCTCCTCGCCCGGCAGTGGCGGGGGCTGGCCGCGGCGGTGCTGGTGCCGCTGGGGATGTCGCTGGCGGGGGCGCTGCTGATGCCGAGTCCCTCACTGTTCTTCACCAGGACCCTGCCGTTCCTTCTCCAGGGGCAGGACGCGTACGCGCTGCCCTGGGACGCCTCGCCGATAGCGGTGCTGCCGCGGCTCGGGGTACCGCAGCCACTGGCCGTCCTGGTCGCCTTCGCCGGTGCCGCGGCCGGGCTGTGGGCGGCCTGGGCGCGGTGGCGGCGTACGGAGGAGGACGCCGACCAGGGTGAGCTGCGTCTCGTCGAGACGGCTTGCATGGTGATGCTCGCCGCATTCCTGGTGTCGCGACCGTCCTTCGATCACTACCTGCTCGTGGTGCTGCCGCTGCTGCTGGCCTCGGCGGTGCGGCCGGGCTCCGCGCCCCGCTCGCCCTGGTTCTGGCTGGCGTTGACGCCCCAGCTGGCGCTGGTGCCCTGGCCCGCGGAGCTGGCCCACAAGCGGCGCGCCTTCAAGGACTGCGCCACCCTGTGCGGGCTCGCCTTCGTCCTGGCGCGTCGTGCACTGCGCTCCGGGCGGGTTATTCTGAAGCCCGTAACAACTGCGGGGTCCCCACCCAGGACCGAACCGGAGTGCGCCGCGACGCCAGCAGCATCGGCATCGCGGACCGCGTTTTGA
- the rplM gene encoding 50S ribosomal protein L13, whose amino-acid sequence MRTYSPKPGDISRQWLVIDAQDVVLGRLATQAAALLKGKHKPTYAPHMDMGDFVVIINADKVHLSGNKASQKMAYRHSGFPGGLRAVRYDDLLANNPEKAVEKAVKGMLPKNSLGRQMLSKLKVYSGDQHPHAAQQPVPFEITQVAQ is encoded by the coding sequence GTGCGTACGTACAGCCCCAAGCCCGGCGACATCTCGCGCCAGTGGCTCGTCATCGACGCCCAGGACGTCGTCCTCGGCCGTCTGGCGACCCAGGCCGCTGCCCTCCTGAAGGGCAAGCACAAGCCGACCTATGCCCCTCACATGGACATGGGTGACTTCGTCGTCATCATCAACGCCGACAAGGTTCACCTGTCCGGCAACAAGGCCTCCCAGAAGATGGCCTACCGCCACTCCGGCTTCCCGGGCGGCCTGCGCGCCGTGCGTTACGACGACCTGCTGGCGAACAACCCGGAGAAGGCCGTCGAGAAGGCCGTCAAGGGCATGCTCCCGAAGAACTCCCTGGGCCGTCAGATGCTCTCGAAGCTGAAGGTCTACTCGGGCGACCAGCACCCGCACGCTGCCCAGCAGCCGGTGCCGTTCGAGATCACCCAGGTCGCGCAGTAG
- the glmM gene encoding phosphoglucosamine mutase, with the protein MGRLFGTDGVRGVANADLTAELALGLSVAAAHVLAEAGTFEGHRATAVVGRDPRASGEFLEAAVVAGLASAGVDVLRVGVLPTPAVAYLTGALGADLGVMLSASHNAMPDNGIKFFARGGHKLADELEDRIESVYEEHRTGAPWDRPTGAGVGRVSDYTEGFEKYVAHLIGVLPNRLDGLKIVLDEAHGAASYVSPEAFARAGAEVVTIGAGPDGLNINDGCGSTHLGLLKAAVVEHGADFGIAHDGDADRCLAVDGTGAEVDGDQILAVLALAMREAGQLRENTVVGTVMSNLGFKLAMEGEGIQVVQTGVGDRYVLESMKEHGYALGGEQSGHVIILDHATTGDGTLTGLLLAARVAATGRSLAELAGVMQRLPQVLINVPDVDKSRVSTSGELAAAVSDAERELGTSGRVLLRPSGTEPLVRVMVEAADIEQARAVAGRLADAVKSALG; encoded by the coding sequence GTGGGACGACTCTTCGGGACGGACGGTGTACGCGGCGTCGCCAACGCGGATCTGACGGCGGAGCTCGCGCTCGGCCTCTCCGTGGCGGCTGCCCACGTACTCGCCGAAGCGGGCACCTTCGAGGGCCACCGGGCGACCGCGGTGGTCGGCCGGGACCCCCGCGCCTCCGGTGAATTCCTTGAGGCCGCGGTCGTGGCCGGCCTGGCGAGCGCGGGCGTGGACGTCCTGCGCGTCGGTGTGCTGCCCACCCCGGCGGTGGCGTATCTCACCGGTGCGCTGGGTGCCGACCTCGGTGTGATGCTCTCCGCCAGCCACAACGCCATGCCCGACAACGGCATCAAGTTCTTCGCCCGCGGCGGCCACAAGCTCGCCGACGAGCTGGAGGACCGCATCGAGTCCGTCTACGAGGAGCACCGCACCGGTGCCCCCTGGGACCGGCCGACCGGGGCCGGTGTCGGCCGCGTCTCGGACTACACCGAGGGCTTCGAGAAGTACGTCGCCCACCTCATCGGAGTCCTCCCCAACCGCCTCGACGGTCTGAAGATCGTCCTCGACGAGGCGCACGGCGCGGCCTCCTACGTCTCTCCCGAGGCGTTCGCGCGGGCCGGCGCGGAGGTCGTCACGATCGGTGCCGGTCCGGACGGCCTGAACATCAACGACGGCTGCGGCTCCACCCACCTCGGTCTGCTGAAGGCGGCCGTGGTCGAGCACGGCGCCGACTTCGGCATCGCGCACGACGGTGACGCGGACCGCTGCCTGGCCGTGGACGGCACCGGAGCGGAGGTCGACGGCGACCAGATCCTCGCGGTGCTGGCGCTGGCCATGCGCGAGGCCGGCCAACTGCGGGAGAACACCGTGGTCGGCACCGTGATGTCCAACCTGGGCTTCAAGCTGGCCATGGAGGGCGAGGGCATCCAGGTCGTGCAGACCGGGGTCGGCGACCGGTACGTGCTGGAGTCGATGAAGGAGCACGGCTACGCGCTCGGCGGCGAGCAGTCCGGCCACGTGATCATCCTCGACCACGCGACCACCGGTGACGGCACGCTGACCGGTCTGCTGCTCGCGGCACGGGTCGCGGCCACCGGCCGTTCCCTCGCCGAGCTGGCGGGGGTCATGCAGCGGCTGCCGCAGGTCCTGATCAACGTTCCCGACGTGGACAAGTCCCGGGTCTCGACCTCCGGCGAGCTGGCGGCGGCGGTGTCCGACGCCGAGCGCGAGCTGGGCACCTCCGGCCGCGTGCTGCTGCGTCCCTCCGGTACGGAGCCGCTCGTGCGCGTGATGGTCGAGGCCGCCGACATCGAGCAGGCCCGCGCCGTCGCCGGCCGGCTCGCGGACGCCGTGAAGTCGGCGCTCGGCTAG
- a CDS encoding ABC-F family ATP-binding cassette domain-containing protein: MGHLEASHLEYYLPDGRVLLPDVSFRVGEGSVVALVGANGAGKTTLLKLISGELQPHGGGVTISGGLGVMSQFVGSVRDETTVRDLLVSVSQPRIREAAKAVDRAEHLIMTVDDEAAQMAYAQALSDWADVQGYEAETLWDVCTTAALAVPYDSAQFREVRTLSGGEQKRLVLEALLRGPDEVLLLDEPDNYLDVPGKRWLEEQLKATRKTVLFVSHDRELLTQAAEKIISLEASPTGSDVWVHGAGFGTYHEARKERFARFEELKRRWDEEHARLKALVLRLRNQAASSPDMASRYRAMQTRFQKFEEAGPPPEPPREQDITMRLKGGRTGVRALTVENLELTGLMKPFSLEVFYGERVAVLGSNGSGKSHFLRLLAGEDVRHTGNWKLGARVVPGHFAQTHAHPELFGRTLVEILWTEAAKPLGQAMGALRRYELERQAEQPFERLSGGQQARFQILLLELAGTTALLLDEPTDNLDLESAEALQDGLESYEGTVLCVTHDRWFARTFDRYLVFGSDGVVRETQEPVWDERRVERER, from the coding sequence ATGGGACATCTCGAAGCCAGCCACCTGGAGTACTACCTTCCCGACGGGCGGGTCCTGCTCCCCGACGTCTCCTTCCGCGTGGGGGAGGGGTCGGTGGTCGCCCTGGTCGGGGCGAACGGTGCCGGCAAGACCACCCTGCTGAAGCTGATCTCGGGGGAGCTCCAGCCGCACGGCGGCGGCGTCACGATCAGCGGCGGCCTTGGTGTGATGTCCCAGTTCGTGGGCTCCGTACGCGACGAGACGACCGTACGTGACCTGCTGGTCTCGGTGTCCCAGCCGCGGATCCGGGAGGCGGCGAAGGCCGTCGACCGGGCCGAGCACCTGATCATGACGGTGGATGACGAGGCCGCGCAGATGGCCTATGCCCAGGCGCTCAGCGACTGGGCCGACGTCCAGGGCTACGAGGCGGAGACCCTCTGGGACGTCTGCACGACGGCCGCGCTGGCCGTCCCGTACGACTCCGCCCAGTTCCGCGAGGTGCGCACGCTCTCCGGCGGTGAGCAGAAGCGGCTCGTGCTGGAGGCGCTGCTGCGCGGGCCCGATGAGGTGCTGCTGCTCGACGAGCCGGACAACTACCTCGACGTCCCGGGCAAGCGGTGGCTGGAGGAGCAGCTGAAGGCGACCCGCAAGACGGTCCTGTTCGTCTCCCACGACCGGGAGCTGCTGACCCAGGCCGCCGAGAAGATCATCAGCCTGGAGGCGAGCCCGACGGGCTCCGACGTGTGGGTGCACGGTGCGGGCTTCGGGACATACCACGAGGCACGCAAGGAGCGCTTCGCCCGCTTCGAGGAGCTCAAGCGGCGCTGGGACGAGGAGCACGCCCGACTGAAGGCCCTGGTGCTGCGACTGCGCAACCAGGCCGCGAGCAGCCCCGACATGGCCTCGCGCTACCGGGCGATGCAGACCCGCTTCCAGAAGTTCGAGGAGGCCGGTCCGCCGCCGGAGCCGCCGCGCGAGCAGGACATCACGATGCGGCTCAAGGGCGGCCGGACCGGCGTGCGCGCGCTCACGGTGGAGAACCTTGAGCTCACCGGGCTGATGAAGCCGTTCTCCCTGGAGGTCTTCTACGGGGAGCGGGTCGCGGTGCTCGGTTCGAACGGCTCGGGCAAGTCGCACTTCCTGCGGCTGCTGGCGGGCGAGGACGTCCGGCACACCGGCAACTGGAAGCTGGGCGCGCGGGTGGTTCCCGGCCATTTCGCGCAGACCCACGCCCACCCGGAGCTGTTCGGCCGCACCCTCGTCGAGATCCTGTGGACGGAGGCCGCCAAGCCCCTCGGGCAGGCGATGGGGGCGCTGCGCCGCTACGAGCTGGAGCGTCAGGCCGAGCAGCCCTTCGAGAGGCTCTCCGGCGGTCAGCAGGCGCGCTTCCAGATCCTGCTGCTGGAGCTGGCGGGTACCACGGCGCTGCTGCTGGACGAACCCACGGACAACCTGGACCTGGAGTCCGCGGAGGCTCTCCAGGACGGACTGGAGTCCTACGAGGGGACGGTGCTGTGCGTCACGCACGACCGCTGGTTCGCGCGCACGTTTGACCGCTACCTGGTCTTCGGTTCGGACGGTGTGGTGCGGGAGACTCAGGAGCCCGTCTGGGACGAGCGCAGGGTCGAACGCGAGCGCTGA